CGCTCCTCCTCCGGAGCGGCGGCCAGCTCGGCATTCTCATCGCGCAGGATGCGCGCCCCGGTCCGGGCGAGCCCCTCCACCGTCTCGCGCAGCGAATCGCCGTCGGCGGGAAGCACCGTCGGCTTCTGCAGGATGGCGCGCACCCCGAGCGAGCGGGCCGCCTCCTCGACCGTGGGGTCGACTCCTTCCGACATCAGGATCACGCGCGCTCCGGGAAACTCCTGGCGCGCCCGTATCAGCAGCTCCAGCCCGCCGGCAAAGCCCGAGCCGCCGGTTTCGGGGACCACCAGGTCGGTGACCAGCGAGACGGGAGCGCCGGCCTCGGACAGCAGCGCGAATCTCTGGTATCCCGCCTCGGGCGAGGTGAAAGTCTCGACCCGGAATCCTTCACGGCGCCAGGTCCCGCCCAGAAGCTCGCGATAGACCGTTCTTTCGTCCACCAGAACGACCGCCAGGGTCCCGTCGCCTTTCAGCGTCTCGGGGGTGTCCGGCGTCTCGGGCTCCCTGCCGCCGTCGGTCGCGGGGATGCCGCACGAGCCCAGGTCGGGCAGGAAGAAATGGTGCACCGACTCGCTGCCCCTCGCCTGCATCTCCTCGAGGAGTATCTCGCGCGGATCCAGCCCTTCCGGTATTCGCAGGAGCGTCCCTTCGGTCGAGGCCTTGCCGTATCCGCGCCGCGATTCATCGCGCGCCACGCCGCCCGCCTCTTTGGTGCCGTCGATCTCGAAGCGGAACTCCCCTTCCCTCCAGGTCAGGAGCCGGCGGATCACCGCGCGCACCTCGCCGACCACCACTCTGCGCACCTGCTCCGGATCGAGGTAGGTCTTCGCCGCCAGGATCTGCAGCAACGAATCGGTGGCCCTCCGGCACTCGCGGATTGCCTGAACCAGGACATCGTCGGGAACCAGCCGCTCGCGGCGGATGCCGCGGATCAGGGGCGATTCCTCGCCCGGCAGATCGATGCCGTGGAGCAGTCCTCCCTTGAAGCGAAGGATCGCCAGGGAGTCCTCCTGGCCGAGGTAGAGAATGCCCGAGCGGCGGCTGAGACAGAGGATCTGGAGAATATCGGAGAAAGGGAGGTCTTTGAGGCTTCCCACGAGACTCAAGGGTTCGCTCCTCCGGAATGCGGCACCCCCGGCGGGGGGCACGACGGAGGAAATATAGGAACGA
The window above is part of the Candidatus Polarisedimenticolia bacterium genome. Proteins encoded here:
- a CDS encoding response regulator → MGSLKDLPFSDILQILCLSRRSGILYLGQEDSLAILRFKGGLLHGIDLPGEESPLIRGIRRERLVPDDVLVQAIRECRRATDSLLQILAAKTYLDPEQVRRVVVGEVRAVIRRLLTWREGEFRFEIDGTKEAGGVARDESRRGYGKASTEGTLLRIPEGLDPREILLEEMQARGSESVHHFFLPDLGSCGIPATDGGREPETPDTPETLKGDGTLAVVLVDERTVYRELLGGTWRREGFRVETFTSPEAGYQRFALLSEAGAPVSLVTDLVVPETGGSGFAGGLELLIRARQEFPGARVILMSEGVDPTVEEAARSLGVRAILQKPTVLPADGDSLRETVEGLARTGARILRDENAELAAAPEEERSETIRVVDQLSLLGALLGELRRPGSEMEIPLLVLRLASEYFERGVLLEVGNGEVRGLGGFGGGRDVAASNGRFRRLALPLVPGTHLMEAVAAKTSVRGPLDHPEEKKLLEQLGGPSGDGLLLPLMSQDQVVAVLYGDNGQSDSPVGDTRGLEIFLGEVGIALEQFLHRPAEAEAQRKFA